The following are encoded together in the Vigna angularis cultivar LongXiaoDou No.4 chromosome 9, ASM1680809v1, whole genome shotgun sequence genome:
- the LOC128193982 gene encoding uncharacterized protein LOC128193982 — MVSHIAKARAAVEELKNFFVADSLEGINKKLDKFYMVLILRSLHSDYDHVRDQVLAGDQIPSMDGLVTRLLRVPPLVKDENSIDVIGTSAMIMPQGRGVPQGRGVPQGRGGGRSNRGRGGLSIRPPQCTYCKKLGHTRDKCYVLHGYPDKVAHVSKSGDLESRISNEEYEEFLRYKSGKPSNPGQSSVMTSVPTASLSQSVEGHNPWILDSGASDHISGTWDRSSDWRRT; from the exons ATGGTTTCTCATATAGCAAAGGCTCGGGCTGCTGTAGAAGAATTGAAGAACTTCTTTGTAGCTGATTCATTAGAAGGGATCAATAAAAAGCTTGACAAGTTTTACATGGTCCTAATTCTGAGAAGCTTACACTCCGATTATGATCATGTACGTGATCAAGTTTTAGCTGGTGATCAAATCCCTTCAATGGATGGTTTGGTTACTCGACTTCTTCGAGTACCTCCATTGGTGAAAGATGAGAATTCAATCGATGTTATTGGAACATCAGCTATGATAAtgccacaaggaagaggagtgccacaaggaagaggagtgccacaaggaagaggaggaggcagaAGCAACCGAGGACGTGGTGGTCTTAGCATACGTCctcctcaatgcacatactgtaaGAAACTAGGCCATACTCGAGACAAATGTTATGTTCTACATGGATATCCAGACAAAGTTGCTCATGTGTCTAAATCTGGTGATCTAGAATccagaatttcaaatgaagagtATGAAGAATTTTTACGTTACAAGTCTGGAAAACCTTCTAATCCTGGCCAATCCTCTGTCATGACTAGTGTGCCTACAGCCAGCCTATCTCAATCTGTGGAAGGTCATAATCCATGGATTCTGGACTCAGGTGCCTCAGACCATATCTCTG gaacatgggATAGGTCGTctgattggagaaggacatga
- the LOC108347318 gene encoding GTP cyclohydrolase 1 — protein sequence MEHLGQNGLISELENGVTLCCDEQCSEKEIVTTSIQYAVKVLLMGLGEDINREGIRKTPLRVAKALCEGTRGYVKSVKEIVEGALFPEGGVEKNKVGDAGGVGGLVIVRDLDFYSYCESCMLPFYFKCHVGYVPSAQRVLGLSKLSRVTDVFAKRLQEPQRLANQVCSALHEGIQPTGVAVLLQCKHIPFPDMESNSLHSNHKGVLGILVSSGSGVFQNKDANLWTDFFGLLNFRGIDKDKIIDKGSLDHCWCPSLSSKVSPKNQEMNPAMVTAVVSILKSLGEDPTRKELQGTPARYTKWLMNFQCSSIERALNGSLGNGALNTNGVVGFDEKIHSELNLPFLSQCEHHLLPFYGVVHIGYYISKGFHPIEKRLLQSIVHFYGIKLQVQERVTKQIAETVSALIGENVIVVVEASHTCMISRGIEKFGSNTATIAALGRFSTDLATKTAFLESIPNDT from the exons aTGGAGCATTTGGGTCAGAATGGTTTGATCTCTGAGCTTGAAAATGGAGTCACTTTGTGCTGTGATGAACAGTGTTCTGAGAAAGAAATAGTTACAACTTCCATTCAGTATGCTGTCAAAGTGTTGTTGATGGGTTTAGGAGAAGATATCAACAGAGAAGGCATTAGAAAAACACCACTTCGTGTTGCCAAGGCCCTTTGTGAAGGAACCAGAG GTTATGTTAAAAGTGTTAAGGAAATTGTGGAAGGTGCATTATTCCCTGAAGGCGGAGTAGAAAAGAACAAAGTTGGTGATGCAGGAGGAGTAGGTGGACTTGTGATTGTGAGAGACCTTGACTTTTACTCCTACTGTGAGTCTTGCATGCTACCATTCTATTTCAAGTGTCATGTGGGCTATGTCCCTTCTGCTCAAAGAGTTCTCGGTTTAAGCAAACTCTCTCGTGTCACCGATGTCTTTGCAAAACGTCTCCAAGAGCCTCAGCGTCTTGCAAATCAGGTCTGTTCCGCTTTGCATGAAGGAATACAACCCACAGGCGTTGCTGTTCTGCTTCAATGCAAACACATTCCCTTTCCAGACATGGAATCAAATTCTCTTCACTCAAACCACAAAGGGGTCCTGGGAATACTCGTTTCTTCAGGCTCTGGTGTTTTTCAAAACAAAGATGCAAACTTGTGGACTGACTTTTTCGGTCTCCTTAACTTTAGGGGCATTGACAAGGACAAAATTATTGATAAGGGGTCATTGGACCACTGTTGGTGTCCTTCTTTGTCTTCTAAAGTTTCACCAAAGAATCAAGAAATGAACCCTGCTATGGTCACTGCAGTAGTTTCAATTCTCAAGTCTTTAGGTGAGGATCCAACTAGGAAGGAATTACAAGGGACTCCTGCTAGATATACCAAGTGGCTGATGAACTTCCAATGTAGTAGCATTGAGAGGGCGCTGAATGGTTCGCTTGGGAATGGTGCTTTGAACACTAATGGGGTTGTAGGTTTTGATGAAAAGATACACTCAGAGCTGAACTTGCCTTTCTTGTCACAGTGTGAACATCATTTGCTTCCATTTTATGGTGTTGTTCACATAGGATACTACATTTCCAAAGGGTTTCATCCCATTGAGAAAAGGCTCTTGCAGTCAATAGTGCACTTTTATGGTATTAAGCTGCAGGTTCAAGAAAGGGTGACCAAGCAGATCGCAGAAACGGTTTCTGCATTGATAGGTGAAAATGTGATAGTAGTGGTGGAAGCAAGTCACACCTGTATGATTTCTCGGGGAATTGAGAAGTTCGGTAGTAATACTGCTACCATTGCTGCATTGGGACGCTTTTCGACTGACCTTGCTACAAAAACCGCATTCTTAGAGAGTATTCCAAATGATACATAA